CATCAATGTTGACGATTTGGAACTAGCCGCTAAATATTGGGCTGAGTCACCACGAGTTCTCTCCATTTGGTCAATGGGAGTCAATCAATCCACTCAAGGCACAGCCAAAGTTCAGTGCATCATTAACCTCCATTTGCTAACTGCTCAAATTGGCAAAGCTGGTGCTGGTCCCTTCTCATTGACTGGTCAACCCAATGCGATGGGAGGTCGTGAAGCAGGTGGCTTAGCTCATTTACTGCCAGGCTATCGATTTGTGACTAATCCCCAACACCGTGCTGAATTGGAAACATTTTGGGGTTTACCTTCTGGACAAATTTCTGCCCAAGTCGGGCGCACGGCATGGGATATGGTTCGCGGATTAGAGAACGATGAAGTAGATTTTCTCTGGATTGCGGCGACAAATCCCGCAGTTAGTTTTCCCGATCTGGAACGCACCAAAGCGGCTCTAAGGCGATCGCCTTTTACCGTTTATCAAGACGCATATTATCCAATCGAAACCTCAGCATATGCCCATCTGCTACTCCCCGCAACGCAATGGAGTGAAAAGACTGGCACAATGACCAATTCCGAGCGCTGTGTCACTCTCTGTCAAGCCTTTCAAACTCCCCTCGGTGAGGCTCGTGATGACTGGGCAATTTTTGCTGAAGTCGGTCGCCGCCTTGGTTTTAATGACAAGTTCCAATTTCAAACTTCTGCCGAAGTTCATGCGGAGTTTGTGCAAATCACTCGCGATCGCCCCTGTGATATGACAGGTATTAGCCATGCAAAGCTGGTGAACCTAGGCGTAATGCAATGGCAAGCTTCCGATCAAAATCCTGAACAAGACCAAATTCACAATAAGCGTCTCTATACCGATCTTCAATTCCATACCAGCGATCGCAAGGCAAGATTTGGTGCTTATCATTCCCAAGGTGTATTTGAAATTCCTGATGAGCATTATCCATTTATTCTCACCACTGGTAGGCTATACGGGCATTGGCATACACAAACCCGTACAGGTCGCATTGACAAAATCCGTCAGATGCATCCCAATCCTTTTGTCGAAATTCACCCTAAGGATGCAAATAAGTTTGGTATTAATAATGGCGATCTAGTAGAAGTGCGATCGCGGCGCGGTTCTTCCAAATTTCCTGCAATGGTAACTGAGGCGATCGCCCGTGGTGTTCTATTTGTACCAATGCATTGGGGAATGCTCTGGGCAGATAATGCAGAGGCAAATGCGCTCACTCATCCTGAAGCTGATCCTGACTCAAAACAACCAGAGTTAAAGGCTTGTGCGGTCGCGATCGTCCTAGTTAATTAGTAGTATTACAGCGCTTTGCGCTTAAACGAGTCACAGGAAAAGTTTTGCTTTGCAAAGCTTTCAAAACTTTTCTTGGTTT
This genomic stretch from Pseudanabaena galeata CCNP1313 harbors:
- a CDS encoding molybdopterin oxidoreductase family protein → MSPMPASTTPQIVKTLCPYCGVGCGLEIVETTNQPTAKFPDRFKVRGDRSHPSSQGMVCVKGATIAESIQKDRLLHPMMRDRLDDEFRQVSWDEALDAIVKRMQQVIATKGADALCMYGSGQFQTEDYYIAQKLFKGCLGTNNFDANSRLCMSSAVSGYVKSFGSDGPPCCYEDLDVTDCLFAIGTNTAECHPIIFNRFRRHHKKNPHVKLVVVDPRRTQTAEVADLHLAIQPGTDIDLLNGIAHLLLQWGKCDRQFIDQHTNGFAEFAEITQLYTPEFVARRCGINVDDLELAAKYWAESPRVLSIWSMGVNQSTQGTAKVQCIINLHLLTAQIGKAGAGPFSLTGQPNAMGGREAGGLAHLLPGYRFVTNPQHRAELETFWGLPSGQISAQVGRTAWDMVRGLENDEVDFLWIAATNPAVSFPDLERTKAALRRSPFTVYQDAYYPIETSAYAHLLLPATQWSEKTGTMTNSERCVTLCQAFQTPLGEARDDWAIFAEVGRRLGFNDKFQFQTSAEVHAEFVQITRDRPCDMTGISHAKLVNLGVMQWQASDQNPEQDQIHNKRLYTDLQFHTSDRKARFGAYHSQGVFEIPDEHYPFILTTGRLYGHWHTQTRTGRIDKIRQMHPNPFVEIHPKDANKFGINNGDLVEVRSRRGSSKFPAMVTEAIARGVLFVPMHWGMLWADNAEANALTHPEADPDSKQPELKACAVAIVLVN